In the Wyeomyia smithii strain HCP4-BCI-WySm-NY-G18 chromosome 2, ASM2978416v1, whole genome shotgun sequence genome, one interval contains:
- the LOC129722076 gene encoding zinc finger protein draculin-like, with the protein MAIFNLKNFPDVCRLCIQPKTSVELIPIETSTLANVDRTLLELLDEITSEIPKDVPERLPNAICSTCFAVFEFVVQYQQKIKLLTKFIIALAHLKAGSSQAILDIFSTDGSKLKQIIKELGLCRKEEVQVEDFLEEFNAPNAKLDEEVFNETKLPSTEGTGMKCDYTEYYNVEYIDEDSQSKVQELSEVKYSEEPIVEYLVEIDDENETIKNVSNKCVAPIDTIQKSKPKVRMLQCNYCAYRTTSKDMFQNHIERHEHPDDENPWKCSYSKCSEAYPTKEDLLRHKKEIHSKYVCDICGTILKHKYTLEVHLRRHAGDSKYPCQYCSTSYFTANELKLHLSVMHLAVADAQCSTCGLAFKNKKSLRLHEKAHSNQRSFPCDECSMAFKTSAHQRRHHNTVHRVIKFHCTLCRASYGRKDKLRMHMEKAHKIQTYFPCHICLKSFSAADDLEEHMMHHRNPKHLECGTCLAAFTEQVEFNDHLCITYRDDYVCCDRDFKFHLQYNKHMFLAHGLRTNVRVKLASNQLLGATRASRKAIERCTRCGQSFPTRKQKKEHTASCNMDQQMDLPCLETVPFHENLEGSLSFSNVQSIV; encoded by the exons ATGgcaatttttaatttgaaaaatttcccTGATGTTTGCCGTTTGTGTATTCAACCAAAAACAAGCGTGGAATTGATACCTATTGAAACAAGTACTCTAGCGAATGTTGATCGTACTCTGCTGGAGCTGCTCGATGAAATAACCTCTGAGATCCCGAAG GATGTTCCCGAGCGACTACCGAATGCAATTTGTTCTACATGTTTTGCCGTTTTCGAATTTGTCGTTCAATATCAACAGAAGATTAAATTGCTTACTAAATTTATTATTGCCTTGGCTCACTTGAAAGCAGGAAGCAGCCAAGCAATTTTGGATATATTTAGCACAGACGGATCCAAACTTAAGCAGATAATTAAAGAACTGGGCTTATGCAGAAAAGAGGAAGTGCAAGTGGAGGACTTTTTGGAAGAATTTAACGCCCCGAATGCTAAATTAGATGAAGAGGTTTTTAACGAAACCAAGTTGCCATCTACAGAAGGTACGGGAATGAAATGCGATTACACGGAATATTACAACGTTGAATATATAGATGAAGACagtcaatcaaaagttcaagaACTTTCTGAAGTTAAATATTCCGAAGAACCAATTGTTGAGTATTTAGTGGAAATCGACGACGAAAATGAGACAATTAAAAATGTGTCGAACAAATGTGTTGCCCCTATTGATACAATTCAAAAATCAAAGCCAAAGGTTAGAATGTTACAATGCAATTATTGTGCTTATCGAACGACCTCAAAGGATATGTTCCAGAACCACATCGAAAGACATGAACATCCGGATGACGAGAATCCGTGGAAATGCTCCTATTCTAAATGCAGTGAGGCATACCCTACAAAAGAAGATCTCTTGCGGCATAAAAAAGAAATTCATTCTAAATACGTTTGCGATATATGCGGAACGATTTTAAAACATAAGTATACATTAGAGGTACATCTACGACGACACGCAGGCGATAGTAAATATCCTTGTCAATACTGCTCGACATCTTATTTCACTGCAAATGAGCTTAAACTTCACCTGTCGGTCATGCATTTAGCAGTTGCAGATGCCCAGTGTAGTACGTGCGGGTTGGCGTTTAAAAA TAAAAAATCACTGAGGCTTCATGAAAAAGCTCACTCCAATCAGCGGAGTTTCCCATGTGACGAATGTAGTATGGCTTTTAAAACATCTGCCCATCAGCGACGACATCATAATACTGTACATCGGGTTATTAAGTTTCACTGTACATTGTGTCGGGCGAGCTACGGTCGTAAAGATAAGCTGCGAATGCACATGGAAAAGGCGCATAAG ATTCAAACATACTTTCCGTGTCACATTTGCCTCAAGTCCTTTTCTGCAGCAGATGATTTGGAGGAGCATATGATGCACCACAGAAATCCGAAACACTTAGAATGCGGAACATGCCTTGCAGCATTTACCGAGCAGGTTGAGTTCAACGATCACCTTTGTATAACGTATCGCGATGATTACGTCTGCTGCGACAGAGATTTCAAGTTTCACTTGCAGTACAACAAACATATGTTTCTGGCACATGGTCTTAGGACCAATGTACGGGTTAAACTGGCGTCTAATCAGCTTCTGGGAGCAACTCGAGCATCCCGAAAAGCAATAGAACGTTGTACCAGATGCGGTCAATCTTTTCCCACAAGAAAGCAAAAGAAAGAGCATACTGCATCATGTAATATGGATCAACAAATGGATTTACCATGTTTGGAGACTGTTCCGTTCCACGAAAACTTAGAGGGATCACTTTCCTTCTCAAATGTACAGTCCATTGTATAA